The following are encoded together in the Asticcacaulis sp. genome:
- a CDS encoding catalase, translated as MSDQAPQCPFHQTTTAGSPVVDNQNSLTAGPRGPVLLQDCQLIEKLAHQNRERIPERVVHAKGWGAHGTFTVTHDITQYTRAAIFAGVGKQTPLITRFSTVAGELGAADAERDVRGFSVKFYTEEGNWDLVGNNTPVFFIRDPYKFPDFIHTQKRHPKTHLRSATAMWDYWSLSPEALHQVTILKSDRGIPVSPMHMNGYGSHTYSFINAANERFWVKFHFKPHKGKVNLTNEEAAKLIGETRESYQEALFGAIEAGDYPRWDLFVQVMPELEAETTPYNPFDLTKVWPHGDYPLIPAGVMELNRNPDNYFNEVEQAAYSPSNIVPGIGFSPDKVLQARIFSYADAHRYRLGTHYEALPVNAPKCPVNTYHADGQMRFFAQFGGNPDAYYEPNSFNGPKQAPEYREPPLKISGDADRYDHREGNDDYSQPRALFNLFSDGEKQRTCASIAGSMKGVPQFIIDRALSHFDRIDPAYGAGIRKALAHGGDAEVQATRSLD; from the coding sequence GTGTCAGACCAAGCCCCCCAATGCCCGTTCCACCAGACGACCACGGCCGGTTCGCCGGTTGTCGATAACCAGAACAGCCTGACCGCCGGTCCGCGCGGTCCGGTCCTGTTGCAGGATTGCCAGCTTATCGAAAAGCTGGCCCACCAGAACCGCGAGCGCATCCCTGAGCGCGTCGTCCATGCCAAGGGTTGGGGCGCGCACGGCACCTTCACGGTGACGCACGACATCACGCAATATACCCGTGCCGCCATCTTTGCCGGGGTCGGTAAGCAGACGCCCCTGATCACGCGTTTCTCGACCGTGGCCGGCGAACTGGGCGCCGCCGATGCCGAACGCGATGTGCGCGGCTTCTCCGTGAAATTTTACACCGAGGAAGGCAACTGGGACCTGGTCGGCAACAATACGCCGGTCTTCTTCATCCGCGATCCGTACAAATTCCCGGACTTCATCCACACCCAGAAGCGTCACCCGAAAACGCACCTGCGGTCCGCTACCGCCATGTGGGATTACTGGTCTCTGAGCCCTGAAGCCCTGCACCAGGTGACCATCCTGAAGTCGGACCGCGGCATCCCCGTCTCGCCCATGCACATGAACGGCTACGGTTCGCACACCTACAGCTTTATCAATGCCGCCAATGAGCGTTTCTGGGTCAAGTTCCACTTCAAGCCGCACAAGGGCAAGGTCAACCTGACCAATGAAGAGGCGGCGAAGCTGATCGGCGAGACGCGCGAAAGCTATCAGGAAGCCCTGTTCGGCGCCATCGAGGCCGGCGATTACCCGCGCTGGGATCTGTTCGTGCAGGTCATGCCGGAACTGGAGGCCGAGACCACGCCCTATAACCCGTTTGACCTGACCAAGGTGTGGCCGCACGGCGATTACCCACTGATTCCGGCCGGGGTCATGGAGCTGAACCGCAACCCGGACAACTATTTCAACGAGGTCGAGCAGGCCGCCTATTCACCGTCGAACATCGTGCCAGGGATCGGCTTCTCGCCGGACAAGGTGCTTCAGGCGCGAATCTTCTCCTATGCCGATGCGCATCGCTACCGCTTAGGCACCCATTACGAGGCCCTGCCGGTCAATGCGCCGAAGTGCCCGGTCAATACCTATCATGCTGATGGCCAGATGCGCTTTTTCGCGCAGTTCGGCGGCAATCCGGATGCCTATTACGAGCCGAACAGCTTCAATGGCCCAAAGCAGGCGCCGGAATACCGCGAACCGCCTCTAAAAATTTCGGGGGATGCCGACCGCTATGACCACCGGGAAGGCAATGATGACTACAGCCAGCCGCGTGCGCTTTTCAATCTGTTCTCGGACGGGGAAAAACAGCGCACCTGCGCGAGCATTGCCGGTTCGATGAAGGGTGTGCCGCAGTTCATCATCGACCGCGCCCTGAGCCATTTCGACCGGATCGACCCGGCCTATGGCGCCGGCATTCGCAAGGCCCTGGCCCACGGCGGCGACGCCGAGGTCCAGGCGACGCGCAGCCTCGACTGA
- a CDS encoding endo-1,4-beta-xylanase yields MDRRLFLAGGVAFGAMPAFAQSTSSLGELAAAKGIRFGSATGVKTGGLTDPQVAQILRRDCRILVPRNELKMYTIRDTPEAVYDFAPGDEVLAFAEANHMPLRGHTLFWAKDEFLPKWLLTHDFGPKPKVAAEALLRDYIGRVATHFGDRLTSWDVINEAIDEKTGDIRANVFTRILGRDVLRICFEAAREHLPKMQLVYNDYMSWRPKDALHRKAALDLLRWFCDEKLPVDALGIQGHIGTDQSVVGQMTTDDTTPQYTEWTQFLKDVAALDYTLLVTEFDVNDRKVEGDIAHRDAVVAEVAKTYIDLTLGNTAVTDFLCWGLDDKYSWLQSTTPRTDKLPLRPTPYDDQFRPKPLYTAMAAAFKAAPMRA; encoded by the coding sequence ATGGATCGGCGTTTGTTTCTGGCGGGCGGCGTGGCGTTTGGGGCCATGCCTGCATTTGCGCAATCTACGTCGTCGCTTGGTGAATTGGCCGCCGCCAAAGGCATTCGCTTCGGTTCTGCCACCGGTGTGAAAACCGGCGGCCTGACCGATCCGCAGGTGGCGCAAATCCTCAGGCGCGACTGCCGCATCCTGGTGCCGCGTAACGAACTGAAGATGTACACTATCCGCGATACGCCGGAAGCGGTCTACGACTTCGCGCCGGGTGATGAAGTGCTGGCTTTCGCCGAAGCCAACCATATGCCCTTGCGGGGCCATACGCTTTTCTGGGCCAAGGATGAATTCCTGCCGAAATGGCTGCTGACCCACGATTTCGGCCCGAAACCGAAGGTCGCCGCCGAGGCCCTGCTGCGCGATTATATCGGTCGGGTGGCCACGCATTTCGGCGATCGCCTGACCTCGTGGGACGTTATCAACGAGGCCATCGACGAAAAGACAGGCGATATCCGCGCCAATGTCTTTACCCGCATTCTCGGCCGTGACGTCCTGCGCATCTGCTTTGAGGCAGCGCGTGAACACCTGCCTAAGATGCAGCTTGTCTATAACGACTATATGAGCTGGCGCCCAAAGGATGCCCTGCATCGTAAGGCCGCGCTCGACCTGCTGCGCTGGTTCTGCGACGAGAAACTACCGGTCGATGCGCTGGGTATCCAAGGGCACATCGGAACGGATCAGAGCGTGGTCGGCCAGATGACGACTGACGACACTACGCCGCAATATACCGAGTGGACGCAGTTCCTGAAGGACGTGGCCGCGCTCGATTACACGCTTCTGGTCACCGAATTTGATGTCAATGATCGCAAGGTGGAGGGTGATATCGCCCACCGCGACGCCGTGGTGGCGGAGGTGGCCAAAACCTATATCGACCTGACCCTCGGCAATACGGCCGTGACGGATTTCCTGTGCTGGGGCCTTGACGATAAATATAGCTGGCTGCAATCGACCACGCCGCGCACCGACAAACTGCCCCTGCGCCCAACGCCCTATGACGACCAGTTCCGGCCGAAGCCGCTGTACACGGCCATGGCTGCGGCCTTCAAAGCCGCACCCATGCGGGCCTGA
- a CDS encoding glycoside hydrolase 43 family protein, producing the protein MLSGATLLFSACATAAPKPETYSNPILYADYSDPDVIRVGKSYYLVASSFHFSPGLPVLKSEDLVNWKIIANAVPKLTFAPEYDMPGPFELDDTKSKPITGTKYASGIWAPSIRFHDGLFYIYFPTPDEGIFMITAKDPAGPWSAPVAVMAEPKLEDPCPFWDDHGQAYLIHGKVGAGPLILHRMSTDGTKVLDDGVVVAEDKGRLPVLEGPKLYKRNGWYYIFAPIGGVGTGPQAVGRARNIYGPYEWRDVLLPTADIKGPHQGGYVETPSGQGWFLHFNSAGAFGRIDHLQPVKWVDDWPVMGDNGKPVSRHAVPDTGAHSDYRLQDADEFSAAKLGLQWSWNHNPDNAKWSLTERPGWLRLKAGEAQSLTTARNTLTQILQGPAMQTTARLDISHMADGQRAGLSLFGVKPVWIGVVHENGVSRIAYASAGIETPGPEITGQTVELRAEALPDQTTRFAYSLDGKTFIPFGEQVPLSQFSWWKGSRPALFTFNKNSANGAVDIDWVHVTHEVR; encoded by the coding sequence TTGCTTTCGGGAGCGACACTGCTTTTTTCCGCCTGCGCCACTGCCGCGCCGAAGCCTGAGACCTACAGCAATCCGATCCTCTATGCCGACTATTCCGATCCGGATGTCATCCGCGTCGGCAAGAGCTATTACCTGGTGGCGTCGAGCTTCCATTTTTCGCCGGGCCTGCCGGTGCTGAAATCGGAAGACCTTGTGAATTGGAAGATTATCGCCAATGCCGTGCCAAAACTGACCTTCGCGCCGGAATATGACATGCCCGGCCCTTTTGAACTGGATGACACTAAGTCGAAGCCGATCACCGGCACAAAGTACGCCAGCGGCATTTGGGCGCCGTCGATCCGCTTCCATGATGGCCTGTTCTACATCTATTTCCCGACGCCTGACGAAGGCATCTTCATGATCACCGCGAAAGACCCCGCGGGTCCGTGGTCGGCGCCGGTGGCGGTGATGGCCGAGCCGAAGCTGGAAGACCCGTGCCCCTTCTGGGATGATCACGGCCAGGCCTATCTGATCCACGGCAAGGTTGGCGCCGGGCCGCTGATCCTGCACCGTATGAGTACCGATGGCACCAAGGTACTCGATGACGGCGTGGTGGTGGCCGAGGACAAGGGGCGCCTGCCGGTGCTGGAGGGGCCCAAACTCTACAAGCGCAATGGCTGGTACTATATCTTCGCGCCGATCGGTGGGGTCGGCACCGGGCCGCAGGCGGTAGGGCGGGCACGCAATATCTACGGACCGTATGAATGGCGCGATGTATTGCTGCCGACGGCCGATATCAAGGGACCGCACCAGGGCGGCTATGTCGAGACGCCGTCCGGCCAGGGCTGGTTTCTGCACTTCAATTCGGCAGGCGCCTTTGGCCGCATCGATCATCTCCAGCCGGTCAAATGGGTCGATGACTGGCCGGTGATGGGGGATAACGGCAAGCCTGTATCGCGCCATGCGGTGCCGGATACGGGTGCGCATTCGGACTATCGTTTGCAGGACGCGGATGAGTTCAGCGCGGCGAAACTTGGTTTGCAATGGTCATGGAACCATAATCCCGACAATGCGAAGTGGAGCCTGACGGAGCGGCCCGGCTGGCTGCGCCTCAAGGCCGGCGAAGCGCAAAGCCTGACAACGGCGCGCAATACCTTGACGCAAATCCTGCAAGGTCCGGCTATGCAGACGACGGCGCGGCTCGATATCTCGCATATGGCTGATGGCCAGCGCGCCGGATTGAGTCTGTTCGGCGTCAAACCGGTATGGATCGGTGTCGTGCATGAAAATGGCGTATCGCGGATCGCTTACGCTTCGGCGGGCATCGAAACGCCGGGACCGGAGATCACCGGTCAGACGGTGGAACTGCGCGCCGAGGCACTGCCGGATCAGACCACGCGTTTTGCTTACAGCCTCGATGGCAAGACCTTCATTCCATTTGGCGAGCAAGTGCCGCTGTCGCAATTTTCGTGGTGGAAAGGCAGCCGGCCGGCGCTGTTCACCTTCAATAAAAATAGCGCGAATGGTGCGGTCGATATCGACTGGGTCCACGTCACGCATGAGGTCAGGTAA
- a CDS encoding alpha-L-rhamnosidase, protein MIDRRTFIATGAAALIATQGRAQEAVSQPQYSTRNARWQAAYDKALAVLAANVQVVPRYAGPVLIEGADYAGIWMECGPHEALVYRKFRPDVARNSHMTFFDLQRMDGQLPCNNKVTETGFGQIQMVVPIAATAWELARATGDEALLRATYTACSAWDAWLLKYRNTRGTGLTEGFCTYDTGHDNSPRWAGIPPQCPNKDAKYFPNGFALPRLCPDLSATTYGARLALSKMAKALGKGAEADRWAESAETMRRLILEKLYVAEDAAFYDLDANGQFVRVRSDILSRMCGEHVVDQALFDDLWTRQIHNPKAFWTNYPMPSVALDDPKFIRPLPKNSWGGPSQALTALRAPRWMDHYGRSAEFSFMMTRWCEGLIADMTFRQQMDPETGKFTQEDLPNYSPAALVMMDYTWRLAGVVEEAEALHWNVRPGHAAAEGARFSLPTDGGVAAIMTYDGRGAVLSLAGKPLGRIDGVARLVTGKAGAPQALLGISEKAEKITLRLMGRPARKLTIKPNERVFI, encoded by the coding sequence ATGATCGATCGTCGGACTTTTATCGCCACCGGTGCAGCCGCCTTGATAGCCACGCAAGGCAGGGCGCAAGAGGCGGTGAGCCAGCCGCAGTATAGCACGCGTAACGCTAGATGGCAGGCGGCCTATGACAAGGCGCTGGCGGTATTGGCGGCCAATGTGCAGGTGGTGCCGCGCTATGCCGGGCCGGTGCTGATCGAGGGCGCCGACTATGCCGGTATCTGGATGGAATGCGGGCCGCATGAGGCGCTGGTTTATCGCAAGTTCCGGCCGGACGTGGCGCGCAACAGCCACATGACCTTCTTCGATCTGCAACGCATGGACGGGCAACTGCCGTGCAACAACAAGGTGACCGAGACCGGTTTCGGCCAGATTCAGATGGTGGTGCCGATCGCCGCCACGGCCTGGGAACTGGCGCGGGCGACCGGCGATGAGGCGCTGCTGCGCGCGACCTATACCGCCTGTTCGGCCTGGGATGCCTGGCTGCTCAAATACCGCAATACACGCGGCACGGGCCTGACGGAGGGCTTCTGCACCTATGATACCGGCCATGACAATTCGCCGCGCTGGGCAGGCATTCCGCCGCAGTGCCCCAACAAGGACGCTAAGTATTTCCCGAATGGGTTCGCCCTGCCGCGGCTGTGTCCGGACTTGTCGGCCACCACCTATGGCGCGCGGCTGGCCCTGAGCAAGATGGCAAAGGCATTGGGGAAGGGCGCCGAGGCGGATCGTTGGGCCGAAAGCGCTGAGACGATGCGCCGGCTGATCCTGGAAAAGCTTTACGTTGCCGAGGATGCCGCTTTTTATGACCTTGATGCCAATGGGCAGTTTGTCCGCGTGCGTTCGGATATCCTCAGCCGGATGTGTGGCGAGCATGTGGTCGATCAGGCCTTGTTCGATGACCTGTGGACGCGGCAAATTCATAATCCGAAAGCCTTCTGGACAAATTACCCGATGCCGTCCGTGGCGCTCGATGATCCGAAATTCATCCGTCCGCTGCCGAAGAACAGTTGGGGCGGGCCGTCCCAAGCGCTGACCGCCCTGCGTGCGCCGCGCTGGATGGATCATTACGGCCGTTCGGCCGAGTTCAGCTTCATGATGACGCGGTGGTGCGAAGGGCTGATAGCCGACATGACCTTCCGCCAGCAGATGGACCCGGAAACCGGCAAATTCACGCAGGAAGACCTGCCGAACTATTCGCCGGCGGCGCTGGTGATGATGGACTACACCTGGCGGTTGGCGGGCGTGGTGGAAGAGGCCGAGGCCCTGCACTGGAATGTCCGGCCCGGCCATGCGGCGGCGGAAGGTGCGCGGTTCAGCCTGCCGACCGATGGCGGTGTGGCGGCGATCATGACCTATGACGGCAGGGGCGCGGTGTTGTCGCTGGCCGGCAAGCCGCTTGGCCGTATCGATGGCGTGGCGCGCCTGGTTACCGGTAAGGCGGGGGCGCCGCAGGCCCTGCTGGGTATTTCCGAAAAAGCGGAAAAGATCACTCTGCGCTTAATGGGGCGTCCGGCGCGCAAACTGACAATCAAACCGAATGAAAGGGTATTCATATGA
- a CDS encoding glycosyl hydrolase family 28 protein yields the protein MPRSPSRRQLGAGLVTLGLAATFRTASAETCALPDWVAPLRADLEAMAKRLTATLKPWNGPKRILTPEQFGYTGDGLATAFIQQAIDAAAQGGGTVRLAKGDYVSGTLDLRSQVRLEVARGARLLASFDLKDFPERVAKRRTVQDTNMGMNQSLIFAEGAEDISISGEGIIDGRGANFHGEEGIHGTPGRPFVIRVIDCRRIHIHGITLKDSPCWMQNYLNCDDLLVEKITVENQANFNNDGIDIDGCRNVIVRKSFISSGDDSLCFKGAAQAPTENVLVEDCTFFSSCNAVKLGTDSQSVFRNVLVRRCEIGGVSETMRHVKPVGCDSGISWEVVDGGTAENILATDIHIVRARSPFFMRLEDRGRVQPDQPKPPVGTLRRVVFERITGTDNGPRGSYFIGIPEKHIEDVVLHDIKIGVAAAGRWLKEDEIPEMRGIYPDAHMLDEVAPGKPHNAPAYGLWARHVTRLTVIKTQFLPAAPDPRPEFLFRTDTEACQA from the coding sequence ATGCCTCGTTCCCCTTCACGCCGCCAGCTTGGCGCTGGGCTCGTTACGCTTGGTCTGGCCGCGACCTTCCGCACCGCCTCGGCCGAAACCTGCGCCTTGCCCGACTGGGTCGCGCCGCTGCGCGCCGACCTGGAGGCCATGGCGAAGCGCCTGACCGCCACCCTGAAGCCGTGGAACGGCCCCAAGCGCATCCTAACGCCGGAACAGTTCGGCTATACCGGCGATGGGTTGGCCACCGCCTTTATCCAGCAGGCCATTGACGCGGCGGCTCAGGGCGGCGGCACGGTCCGGCTGGCCAAGGGCGACTATGTTTCGGGCACGCTTGACCTGCGCAGCCAGGTCCGGCTGGAGGTGGCCAGAGGCGCGCGGCTTCTGGCCTCGTTCGACCTGAAGGATTTTCCGGAGCGCGTGGCGAAACGCCGCACGGTTCAGGACACCAATATGGGCATGAACCAGTCACTGATCTTCGCCGAAGGGGCTGAGGATATCTCGATCAGCGGTGAAGGGATCATCGACGGACGTGGCGCCAATTTCCACGGCGAGGAGGGCATTCACGGCACGCCGGGACGGCCGTTCGTCATCCGCGTGATCGACTGCCGGCGCATCCATATCCACGGCATTACGCTGAAAGATTCACCGTGCTGGATGCAGAACTACCTCAATTGCGACGACCTGCTGGTCGAGAAAATAACGGTCGAGAACCAGGCCAATTTCAATAATGACGGCATCGATATCGACGGTTGCCGCAATGTCATCGTACGCAAATCCTTTATCAGTTCCGGCGACGATTCCCTGTGCTTCAAGGGAGCGGCCCAGGCCCCGACCGAGAATGTGCTGGTCGAGGACTGCACCTTCTTCAGTTCGTGCAATGCGGTCAAGCTCGGCACGGATTCACAGAGCGTCTTCCGCAATGTGCTGGTGCGCCGCTGCGAGATCGGCGGGGTGTCCGAGACCATGCGTCACGTCAAGCCGGTCGGGTGCGATTCCGGCATTTCGTGGGAGGTGGTCGATGGCGGCACGGCCGAGAACATTCTCGCCACCGACATCCATATCGTACGGGCGCGCAGTCCGTTTTTCATGCGGCTGGAGGATCGCGGGCGGGTGCAGCCGGATCAGCCCAAGCCGCCGGTGGGGACACTGCGGCGGGTGGTTTTCGAGCGCATTACCGGTACGGATAATGGGCCGCGCGGCTCTTACTTCATCGGTATTCCCGAAAAGCATATCGAGGACGTGGTGCTGCACGATATCAAAATTGGCGTGGCGGCCGCCGGCCGATGGCTGAAAGAAGACGAAATTCCGGAGATGCGCGGCATATATCCAGATGCGCATATGCTGGACGAAGTGGCGCCAGGCAAACCGCACAATGCCCCGGCCTATGGCCTGTGGGCGCGGCATGTCACGCGCCTGACGGTGATCAAGACGCAATTCCTGCCGGCGGCGCCCGATCCACGACCGGAGTTCCTGTTCAGGACCGATACGGAGGCGTGTCAGGCATGA
- a CDS encoding TonB-dependent receptor, with protein MNRGGYTRNDRGGWAMPSLSDGCVTADSWSDDSAGTPNGAGNGQACLDSGGRMGLVYSGSSNVPNGRFGIGNLPVYGSAGSNAGLDAALAAAGLQNMGSNGALLSDDGKTVRPYAGASDSYDLGGMSNIITPQTRWMGNIFAHYDFNDKATGYMEMHYSDNVADVQIAPTNYGGNLLLDVNNPYLGAPMQEVLRQLDLKETGTTTVTNGTLSLTNAPGDGRAVINFNRRLSDIGPRYTTSDHAVFRTALGVRGNLGDVSSKALRDLKYDVYYTYARTTESDTQTGSISLSHFQQAVLSQGGAAPVLNPFGQNMTDAGKAAIIINANAGLRAEQQVFAGNLTGEAFDLPAGPVDFSTGFEWRYSKAEYIPDTYLASGDVSGWNAAKATKGSTTVKEIYGEVRAPILADLSLAKRLSLNSAFRYSDYDLKGVGGVWTYSIGSEWALNSDIAFRAQYQHAIRAPNVGELFGGAGTNGPMANDPCSDRTPVANQTAELKALCTATGVPTATVFTSAVQPTAFVYQTTGGNPNLSPETSNTTTAGLVWTPSYVRGLQVSVDYYKITLDDAISTLGGGGVQSVLDLCYKTIMDASSVFCQAIHRDPSSGQVTAPDYVSTTNANVGRLATAGVDVEGHYGFGTDWGLMGASRWDVSANVNYVSEFVGTPIQDQPDVKNDCPGAFGGTCGQPIPKWKGSGRVTWKTGPLTLSARARYIGKVTVDTYMLPLSKGLTPPALNTLTNPVIDAQTYIDLTAAYDLTSKIQLSVGARNLFDKNPPILGSSQLPSDNTIPATYDVQGRVFFVSVDAKF; from the coding sequence ATGAACCGCGGCGGCTATACGCGCAATGATCGCGGCGGCTGGGCCATGCCGTCACTTTCCGATGGCTGCGTCACCGCCGATTCGTGGAGTGATGATAGTGCGGGCACGCCCAATGGCGCCGGCAACGGCCAGGCGTGTCTGGATTCCGGCGGCCGCATGGGCCTGGTTTACAGCGGTTCATCCAACGTCCCCAATGGCCGTTTCGGCATTGGCAACCTGCCGGTTTACGGGTCGGCCGGTTCCAATGCCGGGCTGGATGCGGCCCTTGCGGCGGCCGGTCTGCAGAACATGGGCTCCAACGGCGCCCTTCTCAGCGATGACGGCAAGACGGTGCGTCCCTATGCCGGGGCGTCCGACAGCTACGATCTGGGCGGCATGTCGAACATCATCACCCCGCAGACACGCTGGATGGGCAATATCTTCGCCCATTATGATTTCAACGACAAGGCAACGGGCTACATGGAAATGCACTACAGCGACAATGTCGCCGATGTGCAGATCGCCCCTACTAATTACGGCGGCAACCTGCTGCTCGATGTCAACAATCCCTATCTCGGCGCGCCGATGCAGGAAGTCCTGCGCCAGCTCGACCTGAAGGAAACCGGCACGACCACGGTTACCAACGGCACACTGAGCCTGACCAATGCGCCGGGCGATGGCCGCGCGGTGATCAACTTCAACCGCCGCCTGTCGGATATCGGCCCGCGCTACACCACGTCCGACCACGCGGTCTTCCGCACGGCGCTGGGCGTGCGCGGCAATCTCGGCGATGTGTCGTCGAAGGCCCTGCGCGATCTGAAATACGATGTCTACTACACCTATGCCCGTACGACCGAATCCGACACCCAGACGGGGTCGATCTCGCTCAGCCACTTCCAGCAGGCCGTGCTGTCGCAGGGCGGGGCGGCGCCGGTGCTCAATCCCTTCGGTCAGAACATGACCGATGCCGGCAAGGCCGCCATCATCATCAACGCCAATGCCGGCCTGCGCGCCGAGCAGCAGGTCTTCGCCGGCAACCTGACCGGTGAAGCCTTCGACCTGCCCGCCGGTCCGGTCGATTTCTCCACCGGCTTCGAATGGCGCTACAGCAAGGCCGAATATATCCCCGACACCTACCTGGCCTCGGGTGATGTTTCCGGCTGGAACGCTGCCAAGGCCACCAAGGGCTCGACCACGGTCAAGGAAATCTACGGCGAAGTCCGCGCCCCGATCCTGGCCGACCTGTCGCTGGCCAAGCGCCTCAGCCTGAACAGCGCCTTCCGCTATTCCGACTATGACCTGAAGGGCGTCGGCGGTGTCTGGACCTATTCGATCGGTTCGGAATGGGCGCTCAACAGCGACATCGCCTTCCGCGCCCAGTACCAGCACGCCATCCGCGCGCCGAACGTCGGCGAACTGTTCGGCGGCGCCGGCACCAACGGGCCGATGGCGAACGATCCCTGTTCCGATCGCACCCCCGTCGCCAACCAGACGGCCGAGCTCAAGGCCCTCTGCACGGCCACCGGCGTGCCCACTGCGACCGTCTTCACCTCGGCGGTTCAGCCGACGGCCTTCGTCTATCAGACGACCGGCGGCAATCCGAACCTGAGCCCGGAAACCTCCAACACCACCACGGCTGGCCTGGTGTGGACGCCCAGCTACGTGCGCGGTTTGCAGGTCAGCGTCGATTACTACAAGATCACGCTGGATGATGCCATCTCCACACTCGGCGGCGGCGGTGTGCAGTCGGTGCTTGACCTGTGCTACAAGACGATCATGGATGCCAGCAGCGTCTTCTGTCAGGCCATCCACCGCGATCCGTCCTCCGGCCAGGTTACCGCGCCGGATTACGTCTCGACCACCAATGCCAATGTCGGCCGCCTGGCGACCGCCGGCGTCGATGTCGAGGGCCATTACGGCTTCGGCACCGACTGGGGCCTGATGGGCGCCAGCCGCTGGGATGTCTCGGCCAATGTCAACTATGTCAGCGAGTTTGTCGGCACGCCGATCCAGGACCAGCCGGACGTCAAGAACGACTGCCCGGGCGCCTTCGGTGGCACCTGCGGCCAGCCGATTCCGAAATGGAAGGGTTCCGGCCGCGTGACCTGGAAGACCGGGCCGCTGACCCTTTCGGCCCGCGCCCGCTATATCGGTAAGGTGACGGTCGATACCTACATGCTGCCGCTTTCCAAGGGCCTGACGCCGCCGGCGCTCAACACCCTGACCAATCCGGTCATCGACGCCCAGACCTATATCGACCTGACGGCGGCCTATGATCTGACGTCGAAGATCCAGTTGTCGGTCGGTGCGCGCAACCTGTTCGACAAGAACCCGCCGATCCTCGGTTCCTCGCAGTTGCCCTCGGATAACACCATCCCGGCGACCTATGATGTCCAGGGCCGCGTCTTCTTCGTCAGCGTGGACGCGAAGTTCTAG
- a CDS encoding TonB-dependent receptor plug domain-containing protein has product MLAASISMLALGAGLNALPAMAQDAAATDTATPSPDETVVVVTGSRLSNRGFKAPTPVTVLDQQELKLSGTQNVDVMLSDTPQFTGSQLNSPTANTVQAGQPVGTATLNLRNFGPTRNLVLVNGRRFAITGPDFTTDINTIPAALIKRVEVVTGGSSAVYGSDAITGVVNFVMRDDFQGVETSVQRTWTSIPVRRPTASISRPAVISPMAAAI; this is encoded by the coding sequence GTGCTGGCGGCATCAATATCGATGCTGGCCTTGGGGGCGGGGCTGAATGCCCTGCCGGCCATGGCCCAGGATGCCGCCGCGACCGATACGGCGACACCTTCGCCGGATGAAACCGTGGTGGTCGTCACCGGTTCGCGCCTGTCCAATCGCGGCTTCAAGGCGCCGACGCCGGTCACCGTGCTCGACCAGCAGGAACTGAAGCTCTCTGGCACGCAGAATGTCGATGTCATGCTGTCCGACACGCCGCAATTCACCGGCTCGCAGCTCAACAGCCCCACGGCCAATACGGTCCAGGCCGGCCAGCCGGTCGGCACCGCCACCCTGAACCTGCGCAATTTCGGCCCGACGCGCAACCTCGTGCTGGTCAATGGCCGCCGCTTCGCCATCACCGGTCCGGATTTTACGACCGACATCAACACCATTCCCGCGGCGCTGATCAAGCGCGTGGAAGTCGTCACCGGCGGCTCCTCGGCGGTCTATGGCTCTGACGCCATCACCGGCGTGGTCAACTTCGTCATGCGCGATGATTTCCAGGGTGTGGAAACGAGCGTGCAGAGAACCTGGACGAGCATACCGGTACGCCGACCTACAGCGTCGATATCACGGCCGGCGGTAATTTCGCCGATGGCCGCGGCAATATAG